Genomic DNA from Lactuca sativa cultivar Salinas chromosome 8, Lsat_Salinas_v11, whole genome shotgun sequence:
TCTTGTGTACattttttcattaaataaaatctcaaattttgtaGGATTTGTCTGAAGCAAATATAATGAGTTTTAAGATTTAAGAAGAAGATTTTTGTTTCTTTGGAACCCGATAGGCTCCAACAACACAAGCATGGTCTCTTTCAAAGGGTTCAAGTGTCACTTGCTCCATCGGTTTAAATTGCTCTGCTTGCAGCTTCTTCACTTCAGAAGCAAACACAGCCTCAGCTGGAACTGTAGAATCTATGCAGTTTGCCTATTGAAATAtgtttatattaaattaattcctAAACGTTATGAAAGATTGACCTTGATTTTGATATAAGGTTCAAGAACTGACCTTAATTGATATAACAAAATAGCCTCCGGATTTCAAGAAATAGGATGCATTGAGTGCTAAAATTCTAGCCTGAAAAAGGAATATAAAACAATCAAGTACAATGGTAGAGCTAGTGAAAGCAAAAGATACTAAAATTTTGACAAATCAAAGATACCCTTGTAACCATTTTAGAAAAAGAATACAAAAAATCGAATCAAATGACAAAAGTGGCATCAGAAACTCGGTTTTTGCATCATACAAGATGTCCTGAAGGGGAATCCGAGTAGCTCATCATATGCCAAATTGTAAATCAAACAGAATCCAAGAATGAGACTAAAAAAGAACAAATATAATAGAAATATTTGAGATGACAATAAACAACAACAATGTAAAATAAATGTAAGCATATAATGTTGTGAAAGAAAATGAGAGTGAAGGAAAAAGGGACCTGATCAGGTTGAGCAACATCAGAAAAAATAACATCAACCATGCTAACAAGCATTCTGTACTTGGCTGGATGTCTGGCATCTTCAATAATAGGAATAACATTTGTCCTCTTTTTAGCCATATTCACCAAATCTCTACCACTTCTATGAGAAAATTCAACAGCATACACGACTCCAGTCTAATAGTAGAAAAGGAACAAAGCAATTAACTTCTTGATATCGATTTAGATATGATCTATCAAATGAGAAAAGCAATCGTCTTTAATGAACCACTTACAGGTCCAACAAGATCAGATACATGAGAAACAGTTGTGCCAGATGCAGCTCCAAGGTAAAGCACACGAGAACCAGGTTTCTGAAaccaaaaaataagaaaaaagctCAATGATCAATTGAACATCACTGCTTCGATGATTTACAAAACTTACCATCCAAATATTGTCAACCCCTCCAAGAACAGCAGCAGCCAACTTTGATCTAAAGGGATTCCATACTCTATACTCGATCTTTGTTCCATCTTCATTCTGAATCCAATCAAATTGAAAATATGTCAAACTCAAATCAACGCAGACACTAATTCAATATAAAACAGATATATGTTAAACTATGAAAAAAActaatttgatttttattaacTTGTACCTGAACAGAGATCCTCTTCTCATTATAAACAGCTTCACCAGGCACCATGTTTCTAGTGCAAAGAGCATCTTCCTTACCTTTAGCAATAAACACACCATCGTGTCTATGTGGTTCAACGATAACCTTACTCCCTCCCTTCATTCCACCACCACGTCCTCCTCTGCCACCACCGCGACCTCTACCGCCGCCTCTTCCACCAGCGCTTCTTCCGCCGCTGAATCCTCCTCCTCCTCTGCCTctgcctcctcctcctcctcttcctctaCCGCCGCCATCTCCACGGCCACCCCTGAATCCACCGCTTCCACCACGTCCTATAATCAAACATTAATAAATTCGTTTAATATCAgtaaagaaaataaaattattgTTCGCATTACGGGGAGAAACATACCTCCTCTGATTGGAGCTCTCATGTTTGTATTCAAGAAGAGGATTACTGCTGTTGCGGCTTGTTAGGGTTTATGTGTGAAGTAGTTAGCAGGGTTTATGGATTCTTATAAGAATAAGGGGTTTAGGGTTCTGGTTCCACATCTCTCGACAATCGCTCATGTGATGTCATATAATTTTGACAATAATACATAAGTGGTCCCTTTTGTTTTATTCAATTCGAATATTTTCTTCCAAACAATTTTGTTACAAGATTGGTCTTTATGGTTTaaatttctttttacactctttttattatgttttacttTCTGtttattttcaatttaaaaaataataataaaaaaacactcTCACCCCTATCTCAGTCTTCTTTATCCTCAAATACTTTTAAATCTTCTCATATTTCCCTTTTAAATGGAAAACATGAAATTGATTTCGAAACAAAATCAAGATAGCATCTTCATGACAAAGATGAACGAAAGAAAATCAAAATATGAAGTTGATTAGAAACAAAATCAAATATCAAAATCTAGAGTTGATTGGAAGGCATCCCAAATACACTATTTTGAATCGGTATGTTGATCAAACATGAAATATGAAATCAAATCTAGTACCATCATCAAACTTGAAATTGAAAATCATAAACGTAAATAGATGTTCTTTTTCCAAGTTAATTTCTAGGTTTGGAATTGAGTATAAATGTAGTGCTTTTGTATCAGTATCCTGATTAAAGTTCATTTAGCAAGTAGGTTATTGTGTTTCTTTCTTCAATGAAGATGATAAAGAGTTCAGACTTAACAATCTAAACCTACCAAAGAATAACCCATAAGCATGAATGGAAGATCAGCTTTGGAATCAAATATGAAGGTATTGGGAAAAAATACAAGATTGACATATTCTATAGTGGTTGGTGGTGAAAAGTCCACTAATATGAAGACCTGGCAAATCAAACATAAATGTTAAACATGGGAAACCTTACAGCTCAATCAAGATGCAAACTAGGGATGAACATTTGGACTGAAAAACCAAAACAAAATTGAAACCTTTTAGGACCGTATAAGCTATTCGGGTCGCTTCTCATGTATGTATTTTAGGCTTATTCGGTTTGGGTTATCCGAATAGCATCTTAATCGAGCCTaaagaaccgaaccgaaaatTGAAAAGTCATAATTTTTAGGGCAACTCTGAATTGTTATAGCGTCTTTGTTATTTGTCTGGTTTACCTgattttttttccaacttgtTTTCACAATTTAAACTGTTGTTTACGTAGTTTACATGAATTTTTTTGTTACATATTCATGAGATACATACCCCTAAACATGAGGTATTGgagttgattttttttgtttcagcATGCATGTAGGATTTTAAGGCAACTTTGAACTGTCATAACATTTTTGTTATTTGTCtgatttgtttaattttttttctaccTCGTAGTTAACAATTTAAACTGTTATTTACATAGTTTATATGCATTTTTGGTTGTATATTCAATGAGATACATACTCCTAAACAAAGGGGTATTAAAGCTACTTTTTAAAACTAAGATttacttaatttttttaatagatCATACATATGTGTGAGATATTTTGTCCCCATAGAAGAAGATTTCAATATTTGTAGATATATGGTTGGATCATTCAATCCACATTTGAATTTAAATAATTTGACTTCCTTTGATAGTTGTAAATGTTATCCGATTTGTTCGAGTTATTCGATTCTTTTTCGGTACTATTCAGTTCTTAATTacattgtaaatgttatttggtTTATTCGGGTAATAAACAAACCAGACCGGTTAATATCCAAACCAAATCAGACCCATGTTGGTTTAATCGATCTGGTTTTTGGTACCAGTAGATAatcttattcggttttcgggttattcgggtttGGTCTGGCTCCGACCCGGATAACATCCCTAGTGTAGACAAAAGATTAGATGTTAAAAGATTAGATATAACATCTCAAATCATAGAGAAATTATGTCAAGGAGCTTATGGTGTACACGCGTAACAACGATATGACGAAAACAAATATCAATGATCAAGTGTTGATTAATAGGTTTAAACACATTGATAGAGGAAATGAAAGATCTTCACCCACACTGTGTTGAATCCCCTTcgacaataaataaataaataagcaaaTAATTTCCGCTTTCAACTTAATCTCTTCCCTCGAAGGATTACGTGTCGCCTTTTGGGTACGAAGTCTCTCTCAATATTCTTAGTTTAGATAAGATGAACGGTTGGGAGTATTTGCAAATGAATGATGGGTAGGGGTGAGGATTGTTGGAGGTGGCGGTGGAGGATATAAGTGATAATATTGCCATATGATTATGATAGAGAGAAATTACAAGATTCTCAATGAAAATCATAAAAGCTACAAGGAAGAAAATGGAGAATAAATACTAGCAAGAGAAAACCCTACTGGGCTAAATCCTAAAGGGCCCATAAACATGTGGGCTAATAACATATAGGATAACATCCCCCATCAAATTCACAATGCCACAACAATAAGCATTGAGAGTTTGTTACATAATAACCGAAAACTGAGAAGCCGATAGAGCCTTCGTAAAAATATCTGCAAGCTGCAAGGTTGATGAAAAAACAGAAGCGATATGGTTCTGAGCTGTAAGCGATGACGGGTAAAGTGACAAACGATCTCAATGTGCTTCGTCTGCTCATGGAAAGCAAAATTCTTCGCAATTTGTATTGCACTTTTGGTATCACAGTGTAGGTGGGTAGGTGAAGAACTGTGAACTCCCATATCCACGCCACCGTAACCAGATAATCTCACATGTAGTCACAACCATATCACGAACTCAACCTCCATGGAAGATATAGAGACAGTGTCATGTTTCTTGCTCTTCCATGAAAATGAGAGACTCTACAAGAAATACGCAAAATTCGGTGGTGGATTTACGATCATGAAGATTGTCATCCCAATCAGCATCACTATAGGCAAATAACTCAATAGAAAACGTCGTGGGAAACAAGAGGGTTTGAAACTGAATGCCACAAATATATCTTAGAATACGGAGTACAGCTTCCCAATAAACTGAGGTAGTATTAGTAACAAACTGACTGACAACATGAACAACATGAGAAATATCCGGACAAGTAACTGTGAGATAAACCAAACTTCcctgtaacaccccgactcctatgtataagttttaaagccttatatacatgtttatggacctactcgatgagttggctgccccaactcgtcgtgtagaggcGGGTTATCCCCTATGGATTAtcggacctactcgacgagtcataggaccctgactcgacgagtaggagctggaaaatgaaaccctaatttctagggttctacaccctatttaaaggatcattagcCTCCACTAGCCTCCCTTACCGTCCCCCTTGAGCTCAGGAAACCCTAATCGCGATTTTACTCCATTTTGTGTGTTAAGAAGCTTGGAAGGTGTGTTTGTGGAGAGGACTTGAAGTTTAGGGAGCTTGGAACAAGGAGAAGCTTTTGGATCCGAATTCTACTTCATATTGGCATCATCtagaaggtaacaagtcgttaccttgacttcTCTCTACCTAGATCTCTCCATGCTTAATTTTAGTGCTATTTCTAGGTTGTTATGGATATACTTCAGGTGTTGgccatgatctgaagttgtaacttcatatctggactcctctaggtcCCAAATTCATAAAGCTATCAACTTTACT
This window encodes:
- the LOC111908438 gene encoding rRNA 2'-O-methyltransferase fibrillarin 2; the encoded protein is MRAPIRGGRGGSGGFRGGRGDGGGRGRGGGGGRGRGGGGFSGGRSAGGRGGGRGRGGGRGGRGGGMKGGSKVIVEPHRHDGVFIAKGKEDALCTRNMVPGEAVYNEKRISVQNEDGTKIEYRVWNPFRSKLAAAVLGGVDNIWMKPGSRVLYLGAASGTTVSHVSDLVGPTGVVYAVEFSHRSGRDLVNMAKKRTNVIPIIEDARHPAKYRMLVSMVDVIFSDVAQPDQARILALNASYFLKSGGYFVISIKANCIDSTVPAEAVFASEVKKLQAEQFKPMEQVTLEPFERDHACVVGAYRVPKKQKSSS